In one Gopherus evgoodei ecotype Sinaloan lineage chromosome 1, rGopEvg1_v1.p, whole genome shotgun sequence genomic region, the following are encoded:
- the CDADC1 gene encoding cytidine and dCMP deaminase domain-containing protein 1 isoform X3, with amino-acid sequence MELFPPVEQQKKSQVKKTGLVVVKNIKMVGLHCSSADLHAGQIALIKHGSRLKNCDLYFSRKPCSTCLKMIVNAGVNRISYWPADPEISLQNEASNPTSTEDAKLDAKAVERLKSNSRARVCLLLQPLVCDMVQFVEETTYKCDFIQKIAKTLSGCNTDFYTECRQERIKEYESLFLISNEEMHKQILMTMGLENLCENPYFSNLRQNMKDLILLLATVAASVPTFGHFGFYCNGSQQTNDMHHQSLPQEIARHCMIQARLLAYRTEDHKTGVGAVIWAEGKSSCDGTGAMYFVGCGYNAFPVGSEYADFPHMDDKQKDREIRKFRYIIHAEQNALTFRCQEIKPEERSMIFVTKCPCDECVPLIKGAGIKQIYVGDVDVGKKKADISYMKFRELEGVSKFTWQLSPSHIDVHEPTARENGIQKTQSLDEQQHQSKKLCLGNH; translated from the exons ATGGAACTATTTCCCCCAGTTGAACAGCAAAAGAAATCGCAG GTAAAGAAGACTGGCCTGGTCGTagtgaaaaatataaaaatggttGGTCTACATTGCTCCAGTGCAGACTTACATGCTGGTCAAATTGCTCTGATTAAACATGGATCAAGGCTTAAAAACTGTGATCTTTATTTTTCCAGAAAACCATGTTCAACTTGTTTAAAAATGATTGTAAATG ctggagtgaacaGAATTTCTTATTGGCCTGCAGATCCTGAAATAAGTTTGCAGAATGAAGCTTCCAACCCTACCAGTACTGAAGATGCAAAGCTAGATGCCAAAGCAGTAGAAAGATTGAAATCAAATAGTCGAGCTCGTGTGTGTCTCTTGCTTCAGCCTTTAGTGTGTGATATGGTGCAGTTTGTAGAGGAAACCACCTACAAGTGTGATTTCATTCAAAAAATTGCAAAAACTCTGTCTGGGTGTAACACTGACTTTTATACTGAGTGTAGAcaagaaagaataaaggagtaTGAAAGTTTATTCCTAATTTCAAATGAAGAAATGCACAAGCAAATATTGATGACTATGGGTCTGGAGAACCTCTGCGAAAATCCGTATTTTAGCAATCTTAGGCAAAATATGAAAGATCTCATCCTGCTTTTGGCCACAGTAGCTGCCAGTGTCCCTACCTTCGGCCATTTTGGATTTTATTGTAATGGATCACAACAAACAAATGACATGCACCATCAAAGCTTGCCCCAAGAAATTGCAAGGCACTGTATGATACAAGCCAGGTTACTGGCGTACCGAACTG AGGATCACAAAACAGGTGTTGGAGCTGTTATTTGGGCAGAAGGAAAATCT AGCTGTGATGGAACAGGAGCCATGTATTTTGTGGGCTGTGGTTATAATGCCTTTCCTGTTGGATCTGAATATGCTGATTTTCCACACATGGATGATAAACAAAAAGACAGAGAAATCAGAAAGTTCAGATACATCATACATGCTGAACAGAACGCCTTGACGTTCAG GTGTCAAGAAATAAAACCAGAAGAGAGAAGCATGATTTTTGTGACAAAATGTCCCTGTGATGAATGTGTGCCTTTAATCAAAGGTGCTGGCATCAAGCAAATCTATGTAGGAGATGTAGATGTTGGAAAGAAGAAAGCAGACATATCATACATGAAGTTTCGTGAACTTGAAGGCGTTAGCAAATTTACG tgGCAACTAAgcccatcccacattgatgttcaTGAGCCCACAGCCAGAGAAA ATGGCATACAGAAAACACAATCACTAGATGAACAGCAGCACCAGAGCAAGAAGCTCTGCCTTGGAAACCATTGA
- the CDADC1 gene encoding cytidine and dCMP deaminase domain-containing protein 1 isoform X2, translated as MQSAEGPGDGQVAAGRRVSTAGTQTDSVSGQTPRLSKVNLFTLFSLLMELFPPVEQQKKSQVKKTGLVVVKNIKMVGLHCSSADLHAGQIALIKHGSRLKNCDLYFSRKPCSTCLKMIVNAGVNRISYWPADPEISLQNEASNPTSTEDAKLDAKAVERLKSNSRARVCLLLQPLVCDMVQFVEETTYKCDFIQKIAKTLSGCNTDFYTECRQERIKEYESLFLISNEEMHKQILMTMGLENLCENPYFSNLRQNMKDLILLLATVAASVPTFGHFGFYCNGSQQTNDMHHQSLPQEIARHCMIQARLLAYRTEDHKTGVGAVIWAEGKSSCDGTGAMYFVGCGYNAFPVGSEYADFPHMDDKQKDREIRKFRYIIHAEQNALTFRCQEIKPEERSMIFVTKCPCDECVPLIKGAGIKQIYVGDVDVGKKKADISYMKFRELEGVSKFTWQLSPSHIDVHEPTARENGIQKTQSLDEQQHQSKKLCLGNH; from the exons ATGCAAAGTGCGGAGGGTCCGGGCGATGGACAAGTGGCGGCCGGGCGGAGAGTCAGCACCGCGGGCACCCAGACCGACAGCGTGTCAG GTCAAACACCAAGGCTTTCCAAAGTCAATCTTTTCACTTTGTTCAGTCTCCTGATGGAACTATTTCCCCCAGTTGAACAGCAAAAGAAATCGCAG GTAAAGAAGACTGGCCTGGTCGTagtgaaaaatataaaaatggttGGTCTACATTGCTCCAGTGCAGACTTACATGCTGGTCAAATTGCTCTGATTAAACATGGATCAAGGCTTAAAAACTGTGATCTTTATTTTTCCAGAAAACCATGTTCAACTTGTTTAAAAATGATTGTAAATG ctggagtgaacaGAATTTCTTATTGGCCTGCAGATCCTGAAATAAGTTTGCAGAATGAAGCTTCCAACCCTACCAGTACTGAAGATGCAAAGCTAGATGCCAAAGCAGTAGAAAGATTGAAATCAAATAGTCGAGCTCGTGTGTGTCTCTTGCTTCAGCCTTTAGTGTGTGATATGGTGCAGTTTGTAGAGGAAACCACCTACAAGTGTGATTTCATTCAAAAAATTGCAAAAACTCTGTCTGGGTGTAACACTGACTTTTATACTGAGTGTAGAcaagaaagaataaaggagtaTGAAAGTTTATTCCTAATTTCAAATGAAGAAATGCACAAGCAAATATTGATGACTATGGGTCTGGAGAACCTCTGCGAAAATCCGTATTTTAGCAATCTTAGGCAAAATATGAAAGATCTCATCCTGCTTTTGGCCACAGTAGCTGCCAGTGTCCCTACCTTCGGCCATTTTGGATTTTATTGTAATGGATCACAACAAACAAATGACATGCACCATCAAAGCTTGCCCCAAGAAATTGCAAGGCACTGTATGATACAAGCCAGGTTACTGGCGTACCGAACTG AGGATCACAAAACAGGTGTTGGAGCTGTTATTTGGGCAGAAGGAAAATCT AGCTGTGATGGAACAGGAGCCATGTATTTTGTGGGCTGTGGTTATAATGCCTTTCCTGTTGGATCTGAATATGCTGATTTTCCACACATGGATGATAAACAAAAAGACAGAGAAATCAGAAAGTTCAGATACATCATACATGCTGAACAGAACGCCTTGACGTTCAG GTGTCAAGAAATAAAACCAGAAGAGAGAAGCATGATTTTTGTGACAAAATGTCCCTGTGATGAATGTGTGCCTTTAATCAAAGGTGCTGGCATCAAGCAAATCTATGTAGGAGATGTAGATGTTGGAAAGAAGAAAGCAGACATATCATACATGAAGTTTCGTGAACTTGAAGGCGTTAGCAAATTTACG tgGCAACTAAgcccatcccacattgatgttcaTGAGCCCACAGCCAGAGAAA ATGGCATACAGAAAACACAATCACTAGATGAACAGCAGCACCAGAGCAAGAAGCTCTGCCTTGGAAACCATTGA
- the CDADC1 gene encoding cytidine and dCMP deaminase domain-containing protein 1 isoform X1 codes for MQSAEGPGDGQVAAGRRVSTAGTQTDSVSGERPSPTPETDSVSGQTPRLSKVNLFTLFSLLMELFPPVEQQKKSQVKKTGLVVVKNIKMVGLHCSSADLHAGQIALIKHGSRLKNCDLYFSRKPCSTCLKMIVNAGVNRISYWPADPEISLQNEASNPTSTEDAKLDAKAVERLKSNSRARVCLLLQPLVCDMVQFVEETTYKCDFIQKIAKTLSGCNTDFYTECRQERIKEYESLFLISNEEMHKQILMTMGLENLCENPYFSNLRQNMKDLILLLATVAASVPTFGHFGFYCNGSQQTNDMHHQSLPQEIARHCMIQARLLAYRTEDHKTGVGAVIWAEGKSSCDGTGAMYFVGCGYNAFPVGSEYADFPHMDDKQKDREIRKFRYIIHAEQNALTFRCQEIKPEERSMIFVTKCPCDECVPLIKGAGIKQIYVGDVDVGKKKADISYMKFRELEGVSKFTWQLSPSHIDVHEPTARENGIQKTQSLDEQQHQSKKLCLGNH; via the exons ATGCAAAGTGCGGAGGGTCCGGGCGATGGACAAGTGGCGGCCGGGCGGAGAGTCAGCACCGCGGGCACCCAGACCGACAGCGTGTCAGGTgagcgcccctcccccacccccgagacCGACAGCGTGTCGG GTCAAACACCAAGGCTTTCCAAAGTCAATCTTTTCACTTTGTTCAGTCTCCTGATGGAACTATTTCCCCCAGTTGAACAGCAAAAGAAATCGCAG GTAAAGAAGACTGGCCTGGTCGTagtgaaaaatataaaaatggttGGTCTACATTGCTCCAGTGCAGACTTACATGCTGGTCAAATTGCTCTGATTAAACATGGATCAAGGCTTAAAAACTGTGATCTTTATTTTTCCAGAAAACCATGTTCAACTTGTTTAAAAATGATTGTAAATG ctggagtgaacaGAATTTCTTATTGGCCTGCAGATCCTGAAATAAGTTTGCAGAATGAAGCTTCCAACCCTACCAGTACTGAAGATGCAAAGCTAGATGCCAAAGCAGTAGAAAGATTGAAATCAAATAGTCGAGCTCGTGTGTGTCTCTTGCTTCAGCCTTTAGTGTGTGATATGGTGCAGTTTGTAGAGGAAACCACCTACAAGTGTGATTTCATTCAAAAAATTGCAAAAACTCTGTCTGGGTGTAACACTGACTTTTATACTGAGTGTAGAcaagaaagaataaaggagtaTGAAAGTTTATTCCTAATTTCAAATGAAGAAATGCACAAGCAAATATTGATGACTATGGGTCTGGAGAACCTCTGCGAAAATCCGTATTTTAGCAATCTTAGGCAAAATATGAAAGATCTCATCCTGCTTTTGGCCACAGTAGCTGCCAGTGTCCCTACCTTCGGCCATTTTGGATTTTATTGTAATGGATCACAACAAACAAATGACATGCACCATCAAAGCTTGCCCCAAGAAATTGCAAGGCACTGTATGATACAAGCCAGGTTACTGGCGTACCGAACTG AGGATCACAAAACAGGTGTTGGAGCTGTTATTTGGGCAGAAGGAAAATCT AGCTGTGATGGAACAGGAGCCATGTATTTTGTGGGCTGTGGTTATAATGCCTTTCCTGTTGGATCTGAATATGCTGATTTTCCACACATGGATGATAAACAAAAAGACAGAGAAATCAGAAAGTTCAGATACATCATACATGCTGAACAGAACGCCTTGACGTTCAG GTGTCAAGAAATAAAACCAGAAGAGAGAAGCATGATTTTTGTGACAAAATGTCCCTGTGATGAATGTGTGCCTTTAATCAAAGGTGCTGGCATCAAGCAAATCTATGTAGGAGATGTAGATGTTGGAAAGAAGAAAGCAGACATATCATACATGAAGTTTCGTGAACTTGAAGGCGTTAGCAAATTTACG tgGCAACTAAgcccatcccacattgatgttcaTGAGCCCACAGCCAGAGAAA ATGGCATACAGAAAACACAATCACTAGATGAACAGCAGCACCAGAGCAAGAAGCTCTGCCTTGGAAACCATTGA